Part of the Panicum virgatum strain AP13 chromosome 4N, P.virgatum_v5, whole genome shotgun sequence genome is shown below.
aaaaaggaaaggaatgAAAAGAGAAGGTATACTCATGTGCGTATAGACCTGATAACACCCAGAATtgagttgaatgaaaattaCACAGACCTGGTACTATTTCTGAGCCATGGGTTTCACCTATGTAAGTatgctttttcttcttcttcttacatGGCTCTAGGTTATGTATGTATAAGATTTCTGATTAAATAACTGCACAAGCATCAAGTGTCTATGTTATATGATGTCACTATACAACTCGACCAAAAATTACAGCACTGTGTATAGTCCCTTGTTAGTTTAGTTCCAGCTTATCCATCATCACCTGCTCCCTGTATTGATGATACCATTTCCAGTACTTCCTTTGTCTCGGGGGGATAAAGTTACGGTATGTGTATCCTATATTCCTATAACCAGCTGTTTGACATGAGGCCCAGCTGATGGGATAGCCTCGACTCCCCAAGAACTGCCATGGCTGAGGCCACTGGCCAGCTTCACTCATGTCAGGTGTCGCATTCTGCTCTCGCAGCAATCAAGATTCGAAAGGATCCCTCCATCCTTCATCTTCTCTTACAGCTCTGTTCCACCGTTCTTTAAACTTCTCCAGCTCAGCTGATGATTGTCTTCTTATCTATTGAAGCGATAGTAAGTAATATGGCAACTTTTAATCCTCTAATCCAGGAAGACAATGCCATAGATTATACTCACATGGGTCCTCAAATCCAGTGATCTTCGAGGTGTCTGCAACCAGCAAAAAGAATGTTAGTAATGACATGTGTCAGTTACCTTTATTCTCTATTGTTACTATCATGCAGGTATACACCAGCAAAGGTAAAGAATTAAGAACTGGAAGCAAAACACACCAAGGAAAGTCATTTATGTGATTCAGATGGTGACCAAAGCTGTATATCTGAATGGATGATCTGAGAAGATTTCAAATGAattttggaaagaaaaaaaaacagtgcaCTTTGGCCTAAATTCCTTCACACCTTTTTTAAAAACATCAGTTTGTTACAATAAGCATACCTTTCTGCCACGTGATGGTCCTCCTAAAGATGGTATCCCTTGATGGACAACATACTCACTGTCAATTACACCAACTTTCTCAGTTCGATCACCCTGAAATATCATGTGCCTGTGTCAATCAGCATTTCAGTTTTCCTAGAAAATTGCCCTGCGCCAAAATATTGTTTACCAGAGGGCATGGTAGCTGAAATGGCATGCCTAGAAAGGCATCATATTATATATCTCTTAAGAATGTGAAATGTATATTGAGTACCTGAGCACAATAGCCAAGCTTCATGTCAAGACCCCAACCATGAATCAGATCATTCTGCAAGCACAAGAGATAAAAAAACAAGCAAAAGATTATTAAAATATGACCTTCCACTCCCACTTTATGAAACCAAACAATAGGTTGTTAACTTGTTATTGACTATCACCAAGATAATCTTAAAAGAAAATGTGCAGGCTAGAGGAACAGTATTTGCACCTGAATTAGATGCCATACACAATTCCAGGCAGCGCGAGAAAAAACCGGTGCCATGCCCTCAACCCACCTATCCAAGAATGTAAATTACAACATCTTCAAATGTTTCATGGAATGCATTGGGATAGTTCATAAGGTAATTGGTCAAGAATCAATCAGCTGCAAAATGCGATTTGGCTTCATTAATCAAATGGGCAAATAATGCAATCCAACAATGTGACAGGTCTAACGAAAATAGGAATAGAATACATCAATGTTACTAATTGtgtgaaaagaaaattataaaATGTGAAGCGATGAATTTTAGAGTATCTCCCGAATAAAGTAACTGCATAAGGTTAAAGCTTTGTCCTTACCCTGTACAAGGAGGTCCTTTACTTTCATCAGAACAATTCATACTAGGCCGATTGTCATATATTCTCCTACATAAAAATGAAAAGGATGCTTTTTAGAGTatagaaagtttttttttgggtggggggggggggtcacaaAGGAAATTATGAGTGAGAATCAGAAAGATTGAAGCACCTGTGCACTTTTGTCATCTTATTGCGGATTGTGATTCGGTGGTGGATATCAGTTGATAAATCAGGATCCAGAGCAGGTTGTGTTATTTCTAAACCTTCAGAAACCATTATATCTAGATACCTAGGGAGATAACATGAAGGCTGAGAAGCGTCTttcaacagaaaaaaaaattcaggaaGCTTATATAAATAAAGAAGGTGCAGACCATTTTGCAGAAATTCCTACTCCATTTCCGTTTGAGTAAATCACACCAAACAGTAACACAAAAAATAATTCAGATTGACAAAGCCCTTTCCAGATCTAAAAGAAGGTTACTCAGGCCAGAGCATAAAAGAGTATGAGAATCAAATTAATGCAGCTGCTCTAGGACTGGCCGATATTAAGCACCCTTGGATGACAATATGGTAGGTTTGAATTCGGAGAAGTGAGTAATGTCTGACTAGAGGAAAAGTTTACACGTACCTTCTCGGGTTAAAGTTCTCCACTCCAAGGTCTTCATCCCATAAAAAGATGAAATCATATATAGCCATGACATCAGGATGCAGAAAACGCTTAGCAAACCACCTGCAGCAGGAATATGAATACATTCTTCTGAGAAAGGGGGTCCAATGGTGCAAGGCGAACAGCTGCACATACTGAAAAGGGTCTATCAAAAGTCCGCTGCCGTACATAACAGAACGATGAGCTTTCATACAGTTACCATTTTGTTTGGTTGTGAGCGAGAATGTGTATGGCCTTATCACTCCACTCAAGATGACGCCATCCATCTACATTTCCATCGTAATGGAAGAGCATAACTGCGTAGTTTTCCTTGAGAAACTAAAGAAAGCAAACAGTGACAGATCATATTAGATGAACCTCTCTCGTCTTTAATTTCCCAAGCAACACAGACAGCTAAGGATAGGGGAAAGGGAAACTTGAGACAAACACAGACCTTACGAGCCATAGTGTCCACGTTTTTTATTTGGGAGATGCCAACTGCCATGGCCAACAGAGCATTATGGTCGTCATGTTTATTCTGCGTGCATAACGAATGGAGTATGATAATTAGCAAATGAAGTAGCCTGCCTCGGTAATTGACAACAAGTCGTGCTGTTAGGAGGCCaccaaattattttatttttgaaaataaaataattgaatTTATTCTAGAGCAGATAGTATAGCACTTGGCAAGGAAGTGGCCTTAGTGGATAAAAATGGGTATTCCTGGCATGGATAGTTTGCGCTGTGATAAAACGTTGCAGAAAGGAATCAACTTTGCAAAAATTCAGGTACTGAGAGAAGCATGAATTGAGAGAAACAGTGACAAGAGGTAGTGAGTGAGCAAGCAAGCAGACAGATATTAGTACCTTGTGGGTGGTAGCAGCGGAGTCATCCCAGAGCGGGCGGAGGTACATGTCGGAGTGGCGCTCGACGATGCCGCGCGGCAAGGAgttggtggtggcagtggccggcttgctgctggtgctggtccCCAAGTGAATGGGGTTACGATTCGAGTTGTCTTGCGTGGAAGAGGCAAAGCCGGCCTTCCCGAGATCCACCTGCAGATACACGTATGGAACTATGGATTCAGAGCTGTGTCCAGAGACAGCGGGGGAGAGCTAAAAATGGAAAGAAAAGCGGCCGTAGCTAGGCCCGGCGGGCGGAGTGGCGGAGATGGAGGGCAATCTCACCTTGAGGTGGTGGTACTGGATCTGGAGGCAGGCGAGGAGGACGAGCGCGACGACCGCCGCCACGACGCCGCAGCGGCGCGGCTGGTGCTTCATCGCGGCGGGGCTCAGGGGCTGGACTAGCCCGGCGTCCTCCCCACACCCGCCCTCCCCGCtagaggtggtggaggagggttAGAGGCGAGGAGGGTTTCCTTGCAGCGGGAAAAGGGTAAGGTtctggagggagggagggttctagaaaggaaagaaaatggaggaaggggaagggaaaGTGGCGGTGAGGAGCAGAGCAGGAGGggacggaggaggaagaaggtagGGGTTTTTTTTTAACACCAACCGGCCCGGCCCGTAAAACGAAGCGAAAGtagaaataatatttttttaaaacctTTATGCTTAAAAGCCTAATTAGCGCCTGCTTTTGTGCCAAACAAACATTATTATTGCCTAACGAcatcttttctttcctttttagaaaaaaaggaaaggtgCATCGCTACCTACCGCACCGACTCTTGATAGTGATGCTCGTGATGCACTGGTAGATAGAAGAGCGGCTCTAAGAGTAGCAAATACAAAATCCATTGATTTGATAAAGAGCAAAGTGTTTAAGAGACGGAAATCAGCTCACTAGCTGTCATACCCGAAGCAAACTTACCACCTCGAGAGTATTTTTTGGTGGGCTTAGCGGCTAAACACTGATATTATCCCTCTCAATAGCTCATGATCCCTTCGATCCCTCTTCTGCTCCCCTCGCTAAATCTCACTTGGAGCATTAAGGAGGACTAAAGAGAAGAAATGTGACTGGAGTAGTTCTGGCCGCGTTAGTTTGGAGAGAGTGAATCCGAATAGGTTTGGAGAGAGTGAGTGTGGATGTGGAGTATATTTATTTATACCCCTTTACACAAAATTAGCCGTGGTGCAGATTTGAAAATTCTGAAGATCCCAACATGCAGGAACTCCCAACTGCCTATATTTCTAACATTTCAAAAACCTGAATGAattgttaataggctttcgg
Proteins encoded:
- the LOC120668951 gene encoding uncharacterized protein LOC120668951 isoform X1, with protein sequence MKHQPRRCGVVAAVVALVLLACLQIQYHHLKVDLGKAGFASSTQDNSNRNPIHLGTSTSSKPATATTNSLPRGIVERHSDMYLRPLWDDSAATTHKNKHDDHNALLAMAVGISQIKNVDTMARKFLKENYAVMLFHYDGNVDGWRHLEWSDKAIHILAHNQTKWWFAKRFLHPDVMAIYDFIFLWDEDLGVENFNPRRYLDIMVSEGLEITQPALDPDLSTDIHHRITIRNKMTKVHRRIYDNRPSMNCSDESKGPPCTGWVEGMAPVFSRAAWNCVWHLIQNDLIHGWGLDMKLGYCAQGDRTEKVGVIDSEYVVHQGIPSLGGPSRGRKTPRRSLDLRTHIRRQSSAELEKFKERWNRAVREDEGWRDPFES
- the LOC120668951 gene encoding uncharacterized protein LOC120668951 isoform X2, whose protein sequence is MKHQPRRCGVVAAVVALVLLACLQIQYHHLKVDLGKAGFASSTQDNSNRNPIHLGTSTSSKPATATTNSLPRGIVERHSDMYLRPLWDDSAATTHKNKHDDHNALLAMAVGISQIKNVDTMARKFLKENYAVMLFHYDGNVDGWRHLEWSDKAIHILAHNQTKWWFAKRFLHPDVMAIYDFIFLWDEDLGVENFNPRRYLDIMVSEGLEITQPALDPDLSTDIHHRITIRNKMTKVHRRIYDNRPSMNCSDESKGPPCTGWVEGMAPVFSRAAWNCVWHLIQNDLIHGWGLDMKLGYCAQGNFLGKLKC